One part of the Mangrovibacillus cuniculi genome encodes these proteins:
- a CDS encoding GerAB/ArcD/ProY family transporter — MKSIPEAKKISPYLAFFLIHSTQVGVGVLGFQRIVASEAGYDSWISVIAAGLSIHFIYFFMYGLLQKGGGDIVGAHRTLFGKWLAKPLDLFFAVYFMSLCMTALRTYIEVIQVWMFPEMNGVIFGAAFMVLSAYVVSSGLRTVTGISFFGMILPSYLILTFFFTIPFAQYRNFLPLFDHNLTELIKASISMSLTYLGYEMLLMIYPFIKRPEESKKWTHGALVITTGLYTLTALVTFSFFSEEQLTKTVWATLSIWKIVQLPFVERFEYIGIANWCLIILPNVCVPLWCASRILKRSFRMRQRTAMWFFVILIVGCIPLLDSRLAVNTLNDVVGKIGLYINYIYIPLLFAVLFIKRKVSSQNEKK; from the coding sequence ATGAAGAGTATCCCAGAAGCCAAAAAGATCTCTCCGTATCTAGCTTTTTTTCTCATACACTCTACTCAGGTGGGTGTTGGTGTTCTAGGATTTCAACGTATTGTTGCTAGTGAAGCTGGATATGACTCGTGGATATCCGTTATCGCTGCTGGGCTCTCCATACACTTTATCTATTTCTTTATGTATGGTCTTTTGCAAAAGGGTGGCGGCGATATCGTTGGTGCACACAGGACACTTTTTGGTAAATGGTTAGCCAAGCCATTAGATCTGTTCTTTGCAGTATATTTTATGTCTTTGTGTATGACCGCTTTACGGACGTACATAGAAGTTATTCAAGTATGGATGTTTCCTGAAATGAATGGTGTCATCTTTGGCGCAGCCTTTATGGTTTTAAGCGCATATGTAGTTAGTAGTGGCTTACGAACAGTGACAGGGATATCGTTCTTTGGCATGATACTTCCCTCTTATTTAATTCTCACGTTTTTTTTCACTATTCCCTTTGCTCAATATCGTAACTTTTTACCCCTTTTTGACCATAATCTAACCGAATTGATTAAAGCTAGTATAAGTATGTCTTTAACGTATCTCGGATATGAAATGCTATTAATGATTTACCCTTTTATAAAGAGACCCGAAGAATCAAAGAAATGGACTCATGGTGCGTTAGTAATAACAACGGGTCTTTACACTCTAACAGCACTAGTGACGTTTTCTTTTTTTAGTGAAGAACAACTTACCAAAACTGTTTGGGCTACGTTAAGTATTTGGAAGATAGTTCAATTACCTTTCGTAGAACGGTTTGAATATATTGGGATAGCTAACTGGTGTTTAATCATCTTACCTAATGTCTGTGTACCACTATGGTGTGCAAGTCGAATACTAAAGAGAAGTTTTCGTATGCGCCAAAGAACTGCTATGTGGTTTTTTGTCATCTTGATAGTTGGTTGCATACCACTTTTAGACTCACGTTTAGCGGTAAATACACTGAATGACGTAGTAGGAAAAATTGGTTTATATATAAATTACATCTATATCCCCCTTCTCTTTGCAGTCCTATTCATCAAAAGGAAGGTGTCCTCTCAAAATGAAAAAAAATAA
- a CDS encoding spore germination protein codes for MWWKFKSAEQKKKELLDKKLSSHFDFISSGSIDYKQIFFTNKHDHKEYVLIFISTLIDDTILQKDVLPYLYSERFTTLENIKQTIPIPDIEYTNDVKELEKKLFHGYALLKENNTTSPLVFISAPQQVVRSVTQPEIEFSVVGPKEAFVESMDKNVNLIRKRLPIKELTVEQFEVGSLSQTRISLAYIKGIANEENVETFRQRLRSIDFDLITDSSYVEQLLADNVHSIFPQLLDTERPDRVVGVLAEGKVVAIVDGSPHALIGPTTLVEFFSSFDDYYMNWFVSSFFRMVRLFAVAFSILISPIYVAALTFHYELIPKDLLATLISSRQDVPLPPLLEALFLELTIELLREAGARLPTKVGQTIGIVGGIVIGTASVEAGITSNILLIIVALSALASFTTPIYKIGNTIRILRFPFLFMAAIWGLLGIVFCFCVLLTHLLRLTSLGRPYLEPLFPPRLSDMKDAFIRFPFGLQFKRPGYLRTKQPVRFAPSEGKKRLDIDE; via the coding sequence ATGTGGTGGAAATTCAAATCAGCAGAACAAAAGAAAAAAGAACTACTCGATAAGAAGCTCTCTTCTCATTTTGACTTTATCTCTTCTGGGTCTATTGACTATAAGCAAATATTTTTCACAAACAAACATGATCATAAAGAGTATGTACTTATTTTTATTAGTACGTTAATTGATGACACCATTCTTCAAAAAGACGTTTTACCTTATTTATATAGTGAACGGTTTACAACCTTAGAAAATATCAAACAAACAATACCAATTCCTGATATCGAATACACAAATGATGTAAAAGAATTAGAAAAAAAATTGTTTCATGGTTATGCACTTCTTAAAGAAAACAATACTACTTCACCACTCGTATTTATTTCAGCTCCACAACAAGTGGTGCGCTCTGTTACTCAACCAGAAATTGAATTTAGTGTAGTGGGGCCAAAAGAAGCTTTTGTAGAATCCATGGATAAGAATGTCAATTTAATCAGAAAGAGATTACCCATAAAAGAACTGACCGTAGAACAGTTTGAAGTTGGTTCACTTTCCCAAACTAGAATTTCCTTAGCTTATATAAAAGGGATTGCAAATGAAGAAAATGTGGAAACGTTTCGGCAACGTTTGAGGTCAATCGATTTTGACTTAATAACGGATAGCTCTTATGTTGAGCAGCTTCTAGCAGATAACGTCCATTCTATTTTCCCACAATTGTTAGATACGGAACGTCCCGATCGTGTTGTTGGAGTCCTGGCAGAAGGAAAAGTAGTAGCTATAGTAGATGGATCTCCTCATGCTTTAATTGGTCCAACGACACTAGTAGAATTCTTCAGCTCTTTTGATGACTACTACATGAATTGGTTTGTTTCTTCGTTCTTTCGAATGGTCCGATTGTTTGCTGTTGCCTTTTCTATTTTAATATCACCAATTTACGTAGCTGCTCTGACTTTTCATTATGAATTGATACCGAAAGATTTACTAGCGACGCTGATATCGTCAAGGCAGGATGTCCCTCTTCCTCCTTTATTAGAGGCGTTGTTTTTAGAGTTAACTATTGAACTACTTCGAGAAGCTGGCGCAAGATTGCCAACCAAAGTCGGTCAGACGATTGGTATCGTTGGTGGGATTGTAATTGGAACAGCTTCCGTTGAAGCAGGAATTACGAGTAACATTCTTTTAATCATTGTTGCTCTATCAGCACTAGCATCCTTTACTACGCCAATTTATAAAATTGGTAACACCATTCGTATCCTGCGATTCCCGTTTCTTTTCATGGCTGCGATTTGGGGATTACTTGGTATCGTTTTCTGTTTCTGTGTCTTATTAACGCACTTGTTACGATTAACTTCTTTAGGTAGACCATATTTAGAACCGCTATTTCCACCAAGATTATCTGATATGAAAGACGCCTTTATTCGCTTTCCATTTGGATTGCAATTTAAGCGACCTGGTTATTTACGGACAAAACAGCCTGTTCGTTTTGCACCTTCTGAAGGTAAAAAACGACTGGATATTGATGAATAA
- the chrA gene encoding chromate efflux transporter has protein sequence MSRWKNYKEIISASTKLGFTSFGGPVAHLAYFRNEYIEKRNWMDEKAYADIIALCQFLPGPASSQVGIAIGMVRGGLLGGFLSWFGFTMPSVIALMLFALFVQGSGVNVDGIIHGLKLVAVAVVAQALVGMGKNLAPDRERMTIAALAAITTLLIPSAIGQIGIIVVAGVIGFALYRNQKVQEGVDLALSIKKSTGVIALTIFFALLVILPILRTVFDSVYVAIFDTFYRVGSIVFGGGHVVLPMLEREVVPVGWMSDSTFLAGYGAAQAVPGPLFTLSSYLGAIMEGIPGALLATAAMFLPSFLLIIGVLPFWNSIRKKPTFTAALMGVNAAVVGILLAALYDPIFTSSVIEVWDFVIVIVAYVALQSWKVPAWLVVLLTAVAGWIVTL, from the coding sequence ATGAGTCGTTGGAAGAACTATAAAGAAATAATAAGTGCATCCACTAAGCTAGGTTTTACATCATTCGGAGGACCAGTTGCACATTTAGCGTATTTTCGAAATGAATATATTGAAAAGCGTAATTGGATGGACGAGAAAGCATACGCAGACATCATTGCGCTGTGTCAGTTTTTACCAGGTCCTGCTAGTAGCCAAGTAGGCATTGCTATTGGAATGGTACGCGGAGGACTTCTTGGCGGATTCTTATCTTGGTTTGGTTTTACTATGCCTTCCGTTATTGCACTTATGCTATTTGCTCTGTTTGTACAAGGAAGTGGAGTGAATGTAGATGGAATCATTCATGGATTAAAGTTAGTTGCAGTAGCTGTAGTAGCTCAAGCACTTGTGGGAATGGGGAAAAACCTAGCTCCAGATCGTGAAAGAATGACGATAGCTGCTCTCGCGGCAATTACCACATTGTTAATACCATCTGCTATAGGGCAAATTGGAATCATCGTTGTTGCAGGTGTCATTGGTTTTGCATTATATCGAAATCAAAAGGTGCAAGAGGGAGTAGATTTAGCCCTATCTATTAAGAAGTCTACTGGAGTGATAGCATTAACGATTTTCTTTGCGCTATTGGTAATACTACCTATTCTACGAACTGTTTTTGACTCTGTGTATGTAGCGATATTTGATACGTTTTACCGAGTAGGATCGATTGTTTTTGGTGGAGGGCATGTAGTCTTACCAATGTTAGAGAGAGAAGTGGTACCTGTAGGATGGATGAGTGACTCCACTTTCTTAGCGGGGTACGGTGCTGCTCAAGCTGTTCCTGGTCCTTTATTTACGCTATCTAGTTATCTTGGAGCTATCATGGAAGGGATTCCTGGAGCTCTTTTAGCAACCGCTGCTATGTTCTTACCATCTTTCTTATTAATAATTGGCGTCTTACCATTTTGGAATTCTATTCGTAAAAAGCCAACCTTTACTGCAGCTTTAATGGGCGTTAATGCAGCAGTTGTCGGAATTCTGTTGGCTGCATTATATGACCCGATATTTACAAGTTCTGTCATAGAAGTTTGGGATTTTGTTATCGTCATCGTAGCCTATGTTGCTCTTCAATCGTGGAAAGTACCAGCTTGGTTAGTAGTATTATTAACAGCAGTGGCTGGATGGATTGTAACACTTTAG
- a CDS encoding Ger(x)C family spore germination protein, with protein MKKNNLPLLLLLFVFLSGCVKQEVIDELNVESIAGYDVGSKPDKILGTVSFPIYQADKSVENIVLSDEAVLSRELLSKLDKQSSQPLVTGSLRVVLFGEKLVTQGILPLVDSLQRDSSIGSRMYLAIAKPEAGTLLKGKYGRGDNGTYVSNLISHNMNQRDVPKSNLHVFLRDYYQRGKTPFLPILTQVGDGQLEISEIGLLDADKLVDTIPLEDMFFFKVMVDQFSEGSQLVEIEEGEATVRSINSRYKFTYDQKKSNEFKIDITLRGIIREYSGKLLTQKEIEKLEKNLNDMIHEKCTKLVNKFLELNIDPLGLGYYAKTSSRGFDWKEWEDNYQNLTISVSVDGKIIEAGTIE; from the coding sequence ATGAAAAAAAATAATTTACCTTTATTACTATTGCTATTTGTATTTTTAAGTGGTTGTGTAAAGCAAGAAGTAATAGATGAATTAAACGTAGAGAGTATTGCCGGATATGACGTTGGATCTAAGCCGGATAAAATTTTAGGCACAGTCTCCTTTCCTATTTATCAAGCAGACAAATCCGTTGAGAATATTGTTTTAAGTGATGAAGCTGTTTTAAGTCGTGAGCTTTTATCTAAACTTGATAAGCAATCGTCTCAACCGCTCGTTACCGGAAGCTTACGAGTCGTTTTATTTGGGGAGAAATTAGTGACACAAGGAATTTTACCCTTGGTAGACTCTTTACAACGAGATTCTAGTATTGGGTCAAGAATGTATCTAGCAATTGCAAAACCCGAAGCTGGAACTCTGTTGAAAGGAAAATATGGAAGAGGAGATAATGGTACGTACGTTAGTAATTTAATCTCGCACAATATGAATCAACGCGATGTACCCAAGTCTAACCTTCATGTGTTCCTTAGAGACTATTACCAAAGAGGAAAAACCCCGTTCTTACCAATTCTCACACAAGTTGGTGATGGTCAACTAGAAATATCAGAAATCGGTTTGCTGGATGCTGATAAACTAGTAGATACTATTCCCTTAGAAGATATGTTCTTTTTTAAAGTAATGGTTGATCAGTTTTCTGAAGGGTCTCAGTTAGTAGAAATTGAAGAAGGCGAAGCAACGGTAAGAAGTATTAATTCACGGTATAAATTTACATATGATCAAAAAAAGAGTAATGAGTTTAAAATTGATATTACGTTAAGAGGCATTATTAGAGAGTATTCTGGTAAGTTACTAACCCAAAAAGAGATTGAGAAACTTGAAAAAAACTTAAACGATATGATTCATGAAAAGTGTACAAAACTAGTCAATAAATTCTTGGAATTAAACATTGATCCTCTAGGATTAGGATATTACGCTAAGACAAGCTCACGAGGTTTTGATTGGAAGGAGTGGGAAGATAATTATCAAAATTTAACTATTTCTGTTTCTGTTGATGGTAAAATCATTGAAGCTGGTACAATCGAATAA
- a CDS encoding AbgT family transporter gives MEETQKKSGFVNGFLNVIERVGNKLPDPVTLFAGFALLVVILSAVFSSLGVTVADPINEGETIAVKNLLSSEGILYLFESAVTNFTGFAPLGTVLVTMLGIGIAERSGLISAALRGLVTSVPRQLITAALVFGGVMSSMAADAGYVVLTPLGAVLFAGLGRHPLAGLAAAFAGVSGGFSANLLLTSLDPLLGGLTVEATKIFDPAYAETINYAMNYYFMIASVFLITIIGTLVTDFIVEPRLDKYEGTHKEEVDYLRPEEKRGLWAAFATMALTLVGLALLVVPSWGPLRAGEESFVNTPFMHVLVPVILLTFFIPGLVYGLITKSIKNDKDVANQLSDTMATMGSYLVLAFVAAQFVAYFAESKLGTVLAVKGAEFIDATGFNGFPLILTFIVVTGLINLFIGSASAKWAIMAPVFVPLMMSSGYSPELTQLVYRISDSTTNIISPLMPYFAIVIAFAQKYDKKVGIGTLISVMLPYSIAFTIFWVLMLFIWMATGLPIGPGSGVEYIRP, from the coding sequence ATGGAAGAGACACAAAAGAAATCTGGATTCGTTAATGGCTTCTTGAATGTCATTGAACGAGTTGGTAACAAATTACCAGATCCAGTAACATTATTCGCAGGCTTTGCTTTATTAGTAGTGATTTTGTCTGCCGTCTTTTCATCTCTTGGTGTCACAGTTGCAGACCCAATTAATGAAGGTGAGACGATCGCAGTCAAAAACCTATTAAGTTCAGAAGGTATACTATACTTATTCGAAAGTGCTGTAACGAACTTTACAGGCTTTGCTCCATTAGGAACAGTTCTTGTAACGATGTTAGGTATCGGAATTGCAGAACGTTCAGGGTTAATAAGTGCAGCACTTCGTGGACTAGTTACATCTGTGCCTCGTCAGCTTATTACTGCCGCTCTTGTATTTGGTGGGGTAATGTCTAGTATGGCTGCAGATGCTGGTTATGTAGTATTAACACCACTAGGAGCAGTACTATTTGCAGGTCTTGGACGCCACCCGCTAGCAGGTTTAGCAGCGGCATTCGCAGGGGTATCTGGGGGATTCTCTGCAAACTTACTGTTAACTTCTCTTGACCCATTACTTGGTGGTTTAACAGTAGAAGCAACGAAAATTTTTGATCCTGCTTATGCAGAAACAATTAACTATGCGATGAACTACTATTTCATGATCGCATCTGTATTCTTAATTACGATCATTGGTACATTAGTTACTGACTTTATTGTGGAACCTCGTTTAGATAAATACGAAGGTACACATAAAGAAGAAGTAGATTACTTGCGTCCAGAAGAAAAGCGTGGCCTTTGGGCAGCATTTGCTACAATGGCTTTAACACTTGTTGGACTAGCATTACTTGTAGTTCCTTCTTGGGGACCTCTACGTGCAGGAGAAGAAAGCTTTGTTAATACTCCATTTATGCATGTTCTAGTACCAGTAATTTTACTTACATTCTTTATTCCAGGTCTTGTTTATGGACTAATTACAAAGTCTATTAAGAACGATAAAGATGTTGCTAATCAGTTGTCAGATACAATGGCTACAATGGGATCATACCTTGTTTTAGCTTTCGTAGCTGCACAATTCGTAGCATACTTTGCAGAATCAAAACTTGGAACAGTATTAGCTGTTAAAGGTGCTGAATTTATTGATGCAACTGGATTTAACGGTTTCCCGTTAATACTTACTTTTATCGTGGTAACTGGATTGATCAACTTGTTTATTGGTAGTGCATCAGCAAAATGGGCTATTATGGCTCCAGTATTCGTTCCTTTAATGATGTCTTCTGGATATTCACCGGAGTTAACACAATTGGTATACCGTATTTCAGATTCTACAACTAATATCATCTCACCATTAATGCCATACTTCGCAATTGTTATCGCATTTGCACAAAAGTATGACAAGAAAGTGGGAATAGGTACACTTATTTCTGTTATGCTTCCATACTCTATTGCCTTTACAATTTTCTGGGTACTGATGCTATTTATCTGGATGGCAACTGGTCTGCCGATCGGTCCTGGTTCTGGCGTAGAATATATTCGACCTTAA
- a CDS encoding CAP domain-containing protein: protein MKKYAIALGTTLMLAVPTIGQADANTADVQVKVQKLNSLNIESILSDIQNGTFSLDKNLSQEQINNLLKQALQGANGHTQMTPAPEQKPAPEAPKQEAPKAEAPAPAPAPEKVEAPAPAQPKEEVKEEAPAPKQEAQSSEDKQFAAQVLDLVNQERQKAGLQPVQLDEQVASVATKKSEDMRDNNYFSHTSPTYGSPFDMLKQFGVNYNSAGENIAAGQRTPEEVMKAWMESPGHKANILSSNFTHLGVGVAKGGSYGVYWTQMFIGK, encoded by the coding sequence ATGAAGAAGTACGCAATCGCGTTAGGAACTACATTAATGTTAGCTGTACCAACTATTGGACAAGCAGATGCAAATACTGCTGATGTGCAAGTGAAAGTTCAGAAACTAAATTCTTTAAATATAGAAAGCATTTTATCTGATATTCAAAACGGAACATTCTCTTTAGATAAAAACTTATCTCAAGAACAAATCAACAATTTATTAAAACAAGCTCTTCAAGGTGCGAACGGACACACTCAAATGACTCCAGCGCCTGAACAAAAGCCAGCTCCAGAGGCACCTAAACAGGAAGCACCTAAAGCTGAAGCACCTGCTCCTGCTCCAGCACCTGAGAAAGTAGAAGCTCCTGCTCCAGCACAACCTAAGGAAGAAGTAAAAGAGGAGGCTCCTGCTCCAAAGCAAGAAGCACAATCTTCTGAAGATAAGCAATTTGCAGCGCAAGTTCTAGACTTAGTAAACCAAGAACGTCAAAAAGCTGGATTACAACCAGTTCAATTAGATGAGCAAGTAGCATCTGTTGCAACGAAGAAGTCGGAAGATATGCGTGACAACAACTACTTCAGCCATACTTCACCAACTTACGGAAGCCCGTTTGACATGCTAAAGCAATTTGGTGTGAATTATAATAGTGCAGGTGAAAACATCGCAGCTGGTCAACGTACTCCTGAAGAAGTAATGAAAGCTTGGATGGAAAGCCCAGGTCACAAAGCAAACATCCTATCTTCTAACTTTACTCACCTTGGTGTAGGTGTAGCGAAAGGTGGATCTTACGGAGTATACTGGACTCAAATGTTTATCGGTAAATAA
- a CDS encoding S-layer homology domain-containing protein, which yields MKKLLAALSTTILLAIPTIGHASTNFSDVPSSFWAKEEITRLAEADVISGFPDGTFKPSLSVTREQATLLLGRTLKLSKTPSGSVSFLDVNKNTEAYAYLTQFVQSGVFVDSTSFRPKSPLTRAEMAKILTTSFSMKGTASLPFTDVPKGYWAETHIKQLVANNITAGTTSTTYSPGSSVTRAQLSAFIDRALGNSSAPAVSENEKFAAEVLSLVNQERSKAGLKILELDTAVASVATKKSEDMRDNNYFSHTSPTYGSPFDMLNQFGISYRAAGENIAAGQRTPEEVMKAWMNSPGHKANILSSNYTHLGVGVAKGGSYGMYWTQMFIGK from the coding sequence ATGAAGAAACTATTAGCAGCACTTAGCACGACCATTTTATTAGCCATTCCAACTATTGGACATGCTTCTACGAATTTTTCTGATGTCCCTTCTTCTTTTTGGGCAAAAGAAGAAATAACTCGTTTAGCGGAAGCCGACGTCATCTCTGGTTTTCCAGATGGAACATTTAAACCAAGTCTGTCTGTTACAAGAGAACAAGCAACCCTATTGTTAGGTAGAACACTAAAGCTATCCAAAACACCTAGTGGTTCTGTATCGTTTTTAGATGTAAACAAAAATACGGAAGCATATGCCTACTTAACACAGTTTGTTCAATCGGGAGTTTTTGTTGATAGCACTAGTTTTCGACCTAAAAGCCCATTAACTAGAGCGGAGATGGCGAAAATTTTAACCACTTCTTTCTCAATGAAAGGAACAGCCTCTCTACCATTCACAGATGTACCAAAAGGATATTGGGCTGAAACGCATATCAAGCAATTAGTAGCAAATAACATCACGGCTGGGACAACCTCAACTACTTACTCTCCTGGAAGTTCTGTGACGAGAGCACAACTAAGTGCATTTATTGATCGTGCACTAGGTAACTCTTCTGCTCCAGCGGTCTCTGAAAATGAAAAGTTTGCTGCTGAAGTACTATCTCTAGTAAATCAAGAAAGAAGTAAAGCTGGGTTAAAAATATTAGAGTTGGACACTGCTGTTGCTTCTGTTGCTACAAAAAAATCAGAAGATATGAGAGACAACAACTATTTCAGTCACACTTCCCCAACTTACGGAAGTCCATTTGATATGTTAAATCAGTTCGGCATATCGTATCGTGCAGCAGGTGAAAACATTGCCGCAGGACAACGAACTCCAGAAGAAGTAATGAAAGCGTGGATGAACAGCCCTGGTCATAAAGCGAACATCCTTTCATCAAACTACACTCATTTAGGTGTAGGAGTTGCAAAAGGTGGATCTTACGGGATGTACTGGACGCAGATGTTTATTGGGAAGTAA
- a CDS encoding thioredoxin family protein: MKPINTEENYRSTIEQDQPVIIKFHADWCPDCRRMDMFIDDIMADYNQYQWFDINRDELPSIAEEQQVMGIPSLLVFKNGEKLAHLHSANAKTPEQVREFLSSL, from the coding sequence ATGAAACCAATTAATACAGAAGAAAACTACAGAAGTACAATTGAACAAGATCAACCTGTTATCATTAAATTCCATGCAGACTGGTGTCCTGATTGCCGAAGAATGGATATGTTCATTGATGATATTATGGCTGACTACAATCAATATCAATGGTTTGATATTAACCGTGATGAATTACCTTCCATAGCAGAGGAACAACAAGTGATGGGTATCCCGAGCTTATTAGTGTTCAAAAACGGAGAAAAACTAGCGCATCTTCATAGTGCAAATGCGAAGACTCCTGAACAAGTTCGTGAGTTTCTTTCTTCTTTATAG
- a CDS encoding Na/Pi cotransporter family protein produces the protein MDYNVQEMIFQFIGGLGIFLFGIKYMGDGLQNAAGDRLREILEKSTSNPFMGVLSGILVTILIQSSSGTTALTVGLVNAGFMTFRQAIGVIMGANIGTTVTAFIIGIKISDYALPIIGAGAILLFFFKSKKIYHLGQVVFGFGALFLGLSLMSDGMKPLRSLEAFKELTVQMSDNPILGVIIGTVFTVIVQSSSATIGILQELFAQDAMSLDAALPVLFGDNIGTTITAVLAAIGTSVAARRAAAVHVTFNLIGTAIFLLLLIPFTTFISFLQDKLELEPAMTIAFAHGTFNIANTIIQFPFIAVLAWIVTKLIRGEDSAIEYAPKHLNPVFIETSPSVALGQAKEEVVRMATLSLKGLEEANSFIHTNKKKHADIALQTEDALNNLDRKITAYLVQLSGKSLSEEERTLHANLMDSVRDLERVGDHMENIVELIDFRINNRVSLSEQALSELTEMMELTIATLKNATKALDTKDVRLAEQVLANEEKIDNMERVLRKKHIVRLNEGVCSGDAGVIFVDIVSNLERIGDHAVNLAESVMGTRH, from the coding sequence ATGGATTATAATGTCCAAGAGATGATCTTCCAATTTATTGGAGGACTAGGGATCTTCCTTTTTGGAATAAAGTATATGGGAGATGGCTTGCAAAATGCTGCAGGTGATCGTTTACGTGAGATTTTAGAAAAATCGACTTCTAACCCGTTTATGGGTGTTCTATCAGGTATCTTAGTTACAATTCTTATTCAATCTAGTTCTGGTACAACAGCCTTAACTGTAGGTTTAGTAAATGCCGGGTTTATGACGTTCCGCCAAGCGATTGGGGTAATCATGGGTGCGAACATTGGAACAACGGTTACAGCATTTATCATCGGTATTAAGATTTCTGACTATGCTTTACCGATCATTGGTGCTGGAGCAATCTTGTTATTCTTCTTTAAATCGAAGAAAATTTATCACTTAGGACAAGTTGTATTTGGATTCGGTGCATTATTCTTAGGTCTTTCGCTTATGAGTGATGGAATGAAGCCATTACGCTCTTTGGAAGCCTTTAAAGAATTAACAGTACAAATGAGTGATAATCCAATTCTAGGGGTAATTATCGGAACAGTTTTCACTGTAATTGTACAAAGTTCTTCCGCTACAATTGGTATTCTTCAGGAATTATTCGCGCAAGATGCTATGAGCTTAGATGCGGCATTACCAGTACTATTTGGAGATAACATTGGTACAACGATTACTGCAGTTCTAGCAGCAATTGGTACTTCTGTTGCAGCAAGAAGAGCAGCAGCTGTCCATGTTACGTTTAACTTAATTGGTACAGCTATTTTCTTACTTTTATTAATTCCGTTTACAACATTTATTTCATTTTTACAAGACAAGTTAGAATTAGAACCTGCTATGACCATTGCATTTGCACACGGAACATTTAACATCGCAAACACAATAATCCAGTTCCCATTCATTGCTGTTTTAGCATGGATTGTGACAAAGTTGATTCGCGGAGAAGATTCGGCTATTGAATATGCTCCTAAGCATTTAAATCCTGTTTTCATTGAAACATCACCTTCTGTTGCTTTAGGACAAGCAAAAGAAGAAGTAGTCCGCATGGCGACATTATCTTTAAAAGGTTTAGAAGAAGCAAATAGCTTTATTCACACGAACAAAAAGAAACATGCTGACATAGCTTTACAAACAGAAGATGCGCTTAATAACTTAGATAGAAAAATAACTGCTTATTTAGTGCAACTATCAGGTAAGTCATTGTCAGAAGAAGAAAGAACACTTCATGCTAACCTAATGGATTCAGTACGCGATTTAGAGCGTGTAGGTGACCATATGGAGAATATTGTAGAGTTGATTGACTTCCGTATTAATAACCGAGTCTCTCTATCTGAACAAGCTTTAAGCGAGTTAACAGAAATGATGGAATTAACGATTGCCACACTTAAAAATGCAACAAAAGCTTTAGATACAAAAGACGTTCGTTTAGCAGAACAAGTTTTAGCTAACGAAGAGAAGATAGATAACATGGAACGTGTTTTACGTAAGAAACATATTGTGCGCTTAAATGAAGGGGTTTGTTCTGGTGACGCAGGTGTTATTTTCGTAGATATCGTGAGTAACTTAGAGCGTATTGGTGACCATGCAGTAAACTTAGCAGAAAGTGTTATGGGTACGCGTCACTAA